The Pedobacter roseus genome contains a region encoding:
- a CDS encoding Crp/Fnr family transcriptional regulator — protein MLESRKVFLVNAVLNYFSSLNPITPGFIQEIEKNLQPILVKKNKYILSPIDNNDDVFFVVSGLVRGFIKDDGKEITTWISLGNEFIGAIQHPDENIQPSIEYLQALENSELVPMPRTFINKLYSSHQETNVIGRKILALQYHAASERSILARIPSAERRYEKFLELNSFDVSKVPLRCIASYLGMRLETLSRIRSRLVKELV, from the coding sequence ATGCTCGAATCCCGCAAGGTATTTTTAGTTAACGCTGTATTGAATTATTTCAGCAGTTTAAACCCGATAACGCCGGGTTTTATTCAGGAAATTGAAAAAAATCTTCAACCCATCCTCGTTAAAAAGAATAAGTACATTCTCTCACCAATTGACAACAATGATGACGTTTTTTTTGTGGTAAGTGGATTGGTAAGAGGGTTTATCAAAGATGATGGCAAAGAAATCACCACCTGGATCAGTTTAGGTAATGAATTTATCGGTGCAATCCAGCATCCTGATGAAAACATCCAGCCCTCAATTGAATATTTACAAGCCCTCGAAAATTCTGAACTGGTACCCATGCCACGCACATTTATAAATAAGTTGTATTCAAGTCATCAGGAAACCAATGTAATCGGACGGAAAATCCTGGCCCTCCAGTACCATGCTGCTTCAGAGCGATCAATCCTGGCCCGTATCCCTTCAGCTGAAAGGCGCTACGAAAAATTTCTGGAGTTAAATTCTTTTGATGTGTCCAAGGTCCCGTTGCGCTGTATTGCCAGTTATTTAGGCATGCGCCTGGAAACGCTGAGCAGGATCCGTAGCAGGTTGGTAAAAGAATTGGTATAG
- a CDS encoding PorP/SprF family type IX secretion system membrane protein: MISLKKIIFVVSCFWCATLHAQQNAQFGQYVFNGMYINPAYTGYKEELYLQAFARAQWTGVKGAPQTLSVSADEAINDESLGIGAIITKDKIGAQSSLNASANFAYRIKLDRTETNILAFGLGVGVIQTGLNGNLLDPIEQGDNRIPTGSISQVMPDIRAGIHYSNEKFFIGFSADNLLSKSLSVFTDYNLLNVKVQPHFYLSSGLALPFSDEFVFKPTFLIKDDLHGPTSLDLNAFLLVKERFWLGAVYRTSVKIYPKQNLENNLRDRAAIGFITELFVRQNLRLGYGYDYSLNKLGNYDYGSHEISVGYYLVTKKSRRPKCYF; encoded by the coding sequence ATGATAAGTTTAAAAAAGATCATTTTTGTTGTTAGCTGTTTTTGGTGTGCAACATTGCATGCTCAGCAGAACGCGCAGTTTGGTCAGTATGTTTTTAACGGGATGTACATTAATCCGGCATATACAGGGTATAAGGAAGAACTTTATCTCCAGGCATTCGCACGGGCACAGTGGACAGGTGTAAAAGGTGCGCCGCAAACCTTGTCTGTTTCTGCTGATGAAGCCATTAATGATGAAAGCCTGGGCATAGGGGCCATTATCACTAAAGATAAGATCGGTGCACAAAGTTCGCTAAATGCTTCGGCTAATTTCGCCTACCGCATTAAGTTAGATCGTACTGAAACTAATATCCTCGCTTTTGGCTTAGGGGTTGGGGTGATTCAGACCGGCTTGAACGGAAATTTGCTCGACCCGATTGAGCAAGGCGACAACCGTATTCCCACAGGTAGCATTAGTCAGGTAATGCCCGATATTCGTGCCGGCATCCATTATTCTAACGAGAAATTTTTTATCGGTTTCTCCGCAGATAATCTTTTGTCCAAATCTTTATCTGTTTTTACTGATTATAACCTGCTCAATGTTAAGGTACAGCCTCATTTTTATTTAAGCTCCGGTCTGGCACTTCCCTTTAGTGATGAATTTGTATTTAAACCCACTTTTTTAATTAAAGATGACCTCCATGGACCAACCTCTTTAGATTTAAATGCATTTTTACTGGTGAAAGAGCGCTTTTGGCTGGGGGCGGTGTATCGCACATCCGTTAAAATATATCCCAAACAGAATTTAGAAAATAATCTTCGTGATCGTGCTGCCATTGGATTTATTACCGAATTGTTTGTTCGTCAAAACCTGCGCCTTGGCTATGGATATGATTATAGTTTGAATAAACTGGGCAACTACGATTATGGTTCGCACGAAATTTCTGTAGGGTATTATCTTGTTACCAAAAAGAGCAGAAGGCCAAAGTGTTACTTTTAG
- a CDS encoding glycoside hydrolase family 31 protein, whose protein sequence is MEAQNDKPNETNDLIEKEQEIQHLNNPVDISVKPIVKQYLGEVKKVKKEGNRFYFSDGDARVEVRVVSDDIIRVRLAPHGVFLDDFSYAVPEVDQKVSVFKMQEHEDHYTISTHAVTCKIEKANFHISFSDNITNVVMVDEANSMHWEENVDFGGYYIYATKKCHPEENFFGLGDKSGNFNLRGRRFENWNTDAYSFGWNQDPLYRTIPFYIGLHNQAAYGIFFDNTFKSYFDFGNEDVNKTSFWADGGELQYYYIHGPHIMDVVKRYATLTGTHPMPPKWTLGYQQCRWSYYPETKVKEIAKQFRDRKIPCDAIYLDIDYMDGYRCFTWNKKYFPDPRRMIKELSDDGFKTVVMIDPGIKVDDDYWVFKEGKEKRFFCRRSDDYYMEGHVWPGRCQFPDFTNPKVRSWWGNLYKELVDMGVAGFWNDMNEPAVFGSGTFPNDVRHNYDGYRGSHRKAHNVYGMQMVRSTYEGLKKLMRNKRPFTITRAGYSGMQRYASVWTGDNIATWEHLKIGNIQCQRLSVSGVPFCGTDIGGFSGEPDGELFTRWIQLGTFSPFMRAHSAGDTAEREPWSFGEFFEDINRKFIELRYRLMPYLYSVFWEHHRYGFPILRPLVMLEQENISNSFRQDEFCYGDKLLICPVLEQGAISRKVYLPKGTWYNFWTNEILDGGNEYTVDAKIDSMPMFVRAGTVLPEYPVMQYVDEKSITEVVLNIYHSDYEVNSYMYEDHGDTFAYEQDIYLEKKFTVKGDSKAIKVNQRSEGLYTPNYEFYVCNIIGVKFQVKKIIIDNKEVQDFYTDDQNILHFKCNKNFLEIQILSL, encoded by the coding sequence ATGGAAGCGCAAAACGACAAACCGAATGAAACAAATGACCTGATCGAAAAAGAGCAGGAAATACAGCATTTAAACAATCCGGTTGATATATCGGTAAAACCAATCGTTAAACAATACCTCGGCGAAGTTAAAAAAGTAAAGAAAGAAGGTAACCGTTTTTATTTTTCAGATGGCGATGCAAGGGTAGAGGTAAGGGTAGTAAGTGATGATATTATCAGGGTACGCCTTGCGCCACATGGCGTTTTTCTGGATGATTTCTCTTATGCTGTACCAGAAGTAGATCAAAAGGTTTCTGTTTTTAAAATGCAGGAGCACGAAGATCATTACACCATTTCTACTCACGCGGTAACCTGTAAGATCGAAAAAGCAAACTTTCATATTTCATTCTCCGATAATATTACCAATGTGGTAATGGTTGATGAAGCCAACTCCATGCACTGGGAAGAAAATGTAGATTTTGGCGGTTATTACATTTATGCAACCAAAAAATGCCATCCTGAAGAAAATTTCTTTGGTTTAGGTGATAAATCTGGCAATTTTAACCTGCGTGGCCGCCGTTTCGAAAACTGGAATACTGATGCCTATTCTTTTGGCTGGAACCAGGATCCACTATACAGGACTATACCTTTCTATATCGGTTTGCACAATCAGGCTGCTTATGGTATCTTTTTCGATAATACCTTTAAATCGTATTTCGATTTTGGGAACGAGGATGTAAATAAAACCAGTTTCTGGGCTGATGGTGGCGAGTTACAATACTACTATATCCACGGACCACACATCATGGATGTGGTTAAACGTTATGCAACCCTAACCGGAACACACCCGATGCCGCCAAAATGGACATTGGGTTATCAGCAGTGCCGTTGGAGTTATTATCCTGAAACCAAGGTTAAAGAAATAGCCAAACAGTTCAGAGATCGTAAAATTCCTTGTGATGCCATTTACCTGGATATCGATTATATGGACGGTTACCGCTGTTTTACCTGGAACAAAAAATACTTTCCGGATCCACGGAGGATGATCAAAGAACTTTCTGATGATGGTTTTAAAACCGTTGTAATGATCGACCCCGGAATTAAGGTTGATGATGATTACTGGGTTTTTAAAGAAGGTAAAGAGAAAAGATTTTTCTGTCGCCGCAGCGACGATTATTATATGGAAGGGCATGTTTGGCCAGGCCGTTGCCAGTTTCCTGATTTTACCAACCCTAAGGTACGTAGCTGGTGGGGTAACCTTTACAAAGAACTTGTAGATATGGGCGTGGCGGGTTTCTGGAACGATATGAACGAGCCTGCAGTATTTGGTTCGGGTACTTTCCCTAACGATGTGCGTCATAATTATGATGGTTACCGCGGCTCGCACCGGAAAGCGCACAATGTTTATGGCATGCAGATGGTACGCTCTACTTACGAAGGGCTTAAAAAACTGATGCGCAATAAACGTCCCTTTACCATTACAAGGGCGGGTTATTCGGGTATGCAGCGTTATGCCAGCGTATGGACGGGTGATAATATTGCTACCTGGGAACATTTAAAAATAGGTAATATTCAGTGTCAGCGCCTATCCGTTTCTGGTGTGCCTTTCTGCGGAACAGATATTGGCGGCTTTAGTGGCGAACCGGATGGTGAATTATTTACCCGCTGGATCCAGTTGGGTACATTTTCTCCTTTTATGCGTGCACACTCTGCAGGTGATACTGCCGAACGTGAACCCTGGAGTTTTGGCGAATTTTTCGAAGACATTAACCGTAAGTTTATCGAGTTAAGGTACCGTTTAATGCCATACCTGTATTCTGTGTTTTGGGAGCACCACCGTTATGGCTTCCCGATTTTAAGGCCATTGGTGATGCTAGAGCAGGAAAATATCAGTAACAGTTTCCGCCAGGATGAATTCTGTTATGGTGATAAATTGTTGATCTGCCCGGTTTTAGAACAAGGCGCAATATCAAGAAAAGTATACCTTCCAAAAGGAACATGGTACAATTTCTGGACCAACGAAATCCTGGATGGTGGTAATGAATATACCGTTGATGCAAAGATAGACAGTATGCCGATGTTCGTGCGTGCAGGTACCGTTTTACCCGAATATCCGGTAATGCAGTATGTGGATGAGAAATCGATCACAGAGGTAGTGCTGAATATTTACCATAGCGATTACGAAGTGAATTCGTACATGTACGAAGATCATGGAGATACCTTTGCCTACGAACAGGATATTTACCTGGAAAAGAAATTTACTGTAAAAGGCGATAGCAAGGCCATTAAGGTAAACCAGCGCAGCGAAGGCTTGTATACACCTAATTATGAATTTTATGTCTGCAATATTATTGGCGTAAAATTCCAGGTTAAAAAGATCATTATCGATAATAAAGAGGTTCAGGATTTTTATACCGACGATCAGAACATCCTGCATTTCAAGTGCAATAAAAATTTCTTAGAAATTCAGATCTTAAGTCTGTAA
- a CDS encoding RNA polymerase sigma factor — translation MNVSINRVIDQDANLKVWLSDQEFLFSRLRAHDASAFKMLYQKYAAAIYGSIIRQVSDEEKAKSILAQTFCDVWQSFANYDETKLQIFTWINQLAVQNIKKATV, via the coding sequence ATGAATGTGTCAATTAATCGGGTAATAGATCAAGATGCCAATCTCAAAGTATGGCTATCCGATCAAGAATTCCTTTTCAGCAGATTAAGGGCTCATGATGCCAGTGCTTTCAAAATGCTCTATCAAAAATATGCTGCGGCCATCTACGGATCAATTATCAGGCAGGTTAGCGATGAGGAAAAAGCAAAATCGATTTTGGCGCAAACCTTTTGCGATGTATGGCAATCTTTTGCCAATTACGACGAAACCAAGCTACAAATATTTACCTGGATCAATCAGCTTGCGGTGCAGAACATTAAAAAAGCTACCGTATAA
- a CDS encoding T9SS type B sorting domain-containing protein produces MAFLLFSFITAFSQTVPNGRQKITIKKGSSVSLRANSGGATTYIWFKDGVLVPGQNKQNLITATAGVYKVAAINSFGCTSDLSDEIEVEVISVPQADVAITKRSETKNVLSNQIFDYYLDVRNNGADDATLVKVKDVLPDNLIFESLALPTDGEAAYDPVTRTIQWGIAFLGNGKFAELVVHVRAKQPGMVSNTATVTATENDPKLSNNTSTDLKEISGLRIPNVFTPNGDGKNDTFYLENLQSFEYNEVTVINRWGSTVYQSNKYLNDWTAPGLSDGTYFYVVKVKNGNADWLEYKGYITIIR; encoded by the coding sequence ATGGCTTTTCTGTTATTTTCATTTATAACAGCATTTAGCCAGACCGTACCCAATGGGCGGCAGAAAATCACGATCAAAAAAGGATCGTCGGTTTCTTTGCGTGCAAATTCGGGAGGGGCTACCACGTACATCTGGTTTAAAGATGGCGTATTGGTGCCTGGTCAGAACAAACAGAACCTCATTACCGCTACCGCAGGGGTTTATAAAGTCGCGGCAATCAATAGTTTTGGATGTACATCCGACCTTTCGGATGAGATAGAAGTAGAGGTGATCAGTGTTCCTCAAGCCGATGTAGCAATCACCAAACGCTCGGAAACCAAAAATGTACTCAGTAACCAGATTTTTGATTATTATCTGGATGTGCGGAACAATGGTGCCGATGATGCTACACTTGTTAAAGTGAAGGATGTTTTGCCTGATAACCTCATTTTCGAAAGCCTGGCGCTACCTACAGACGGTGAAGCAGCTTATGATCCGGTTACAAGGACTATCCAGTGGGGGATAGCATTCTTAGGCAATGGAAAATTTGCAGAACTCGTAGTGCATGTAAGGGCTAAGCAGCCCGGTATGGTTAGCAATACTGCAACCGTAACGGCGACCGAAAATGATCCAAAATTATCAAACAACACTTCAACCGATTTAAAAGAAATTTCAGGTTTAAGGATACCAAATGTATTTACACCCAATGGGGATGGGAAAAACGATACATTTTATCTCGAAAATCTGCAATCTTTCGAATATAACGAGGTAACGGTAATCAATAGATGGGGGAGTACAGTATATCAATCAAACAAATACCTAAATGACTGGACCGCTCCGGGATTAAGTGATGGGACTTATTTCTATGTGGTTAAGGTGAAAAATGGTAATGCCGATTGGTTGGAGTATAAGGGTTATATCACCATCATCAGGTAA
- the glgB gene encoding 1,4-alpha-glucan branching protein GlgB: protein MSAKKVPAKKAVLPKIDKKKSVWVHSLFTDYDIDLFLVGKHFRLYEKMGSHLISVEATAGTYFSVWAPNATNVSVVGNFNDWNDAQHPLYKRWDKSGIWEGFIPGIAKGEVYKYFVKGFDGSEHLKGDPYARRWEHPPQTACIVWDTDYTWKDNTWLSKRAKLNALDQPISVYEIHLGSWERDPDNPERVLNCREVASRLVPYVKEMGFTHVELMPVMEFPYFPSWGYQITGYFGASSRYGSPQDLMYLIDELHKANIAVILDWVPSHFPGDRHGLYEFDGTHLYEHADMKKGFHPDWKSYIFNYDRNEVRSFLISNAIFWFDQYHADGLRVDAVASMLYFNFSREDGDAATNEYGGSENIGAIQFLQDLNVAVYGNFEGVQTIAEESSTYPGVTHPVHNGGLGFGMKWMMGWMNDTLKYFKVDTLARKHHHHQLSFSMTYAFTENFMLPFSHDEVVHGKSPMLYKMPGDDWQKFANLRALYGYMFTHPGSKLLFMGNEFGQTNEWNFTQSLDWHLLQYPPHKGMQETVKALNFLYRKEPALYHFNFSYEGFQWLDADNANESVFTYMRKGPKAKDTLVIAINLTPVVRENYKIGVPFKTKWKEIFNTDDIVYYGGGINNRGDIVPHLAGYNGQEYSIMVDLPPLAVTIFKSK, encoded by the coding sequence ATGTCAGCAAAAAAAGTTCCTGCAAAAAAAGCAGTTTTACCAAAAATCGATAAAAAGAAATCCGTTTGGGTACACAGTTTATTTACCGATTACGACATTGATCTTTTTCTGGTTGGGAAACATTTTAGGCTGTACGAGAAAATGGGTTCACATTTAATTAGTGTTGAAGCCACCGCCGGAACTTATTTTTCGGTCTGGGCACCCAATGCCACAAATGTAAGCGTAGTTGGTAATTTTAACGATTGGAACGACGCGCAGCATCCGCTATATAAACGCTGGGATAAATCGGGTATCTGGGAAGGTTTTATTCCCGGTATTGCCAAAGGCGAGGTTTATAAATATTTTGTTAAAGGTTTTGATGGATCAGAGCATTTAAAAGGCGATCCTTATGCCCGCCGCTGGGAGCACCCTCCACAAACGGCCTGTATTGTTTGGGATACCGATTATACCTGGAAAGATAATACCTGGCTCAGTAAAAGGGCGAAATTAAATGCGCTGGATCAGCCTATATCCGTTTACGAAATCCATCTAGGCTCCTGGGAGCGTGATCCTGACAACCCTGAGCGTGTATTAAACTGTAGGGAAGTAGCCAGCAGGCTCGTGCCTTATGTAAAAGAAATGGGGTTTACCCATGTAGAACTAATGCCGGTAATGGAATTCCCTTATTTTCCAAGTTGGGGATATCAGATTACAGGTTATTTCGGTGCAAGCTCGCGTTATGGCTCACCGCAGGATTTAATGTACCTGATCGATGAACTGCACAAAGCCAACATTGCCGTGATACTCGATTGGGTTCCTTCTCATTTTCCTGGCGATAGGCATGGTTTATATGAGTTTGACGGTACGCATCTCTACGAACACGCCGATATGAAAAAAGGCTTTCATCCTGATTGGAAATCCTACATTTTCAACTATGACAGGAACGAAGTCCGCTCTTTTTTAATCAGCAATGCCATATTCTGGTTCGATCAGTATCATGCAGATGGACTCAGGGTTGATGCGGTGGCTTCTATGTTATACTTTAATTTCTCAAGGGAAGACGGCGATGCGGCAACCAATGAATATGGTGGAAGTGAAAATATTGGTGCTATCCAGTTTCTACAAGACCTGAATGTGGCCGTTTATGGTAATTTTGAAGGCGTGCAGACCATTGCCGAAGAAAGCAGCACTTATCCGGGGGTAACCCATCCGGTACATAATGGCGGATTGGGTTTCGGTATGAAATGGATGATGGGCTGGATGAACGATACGCTGAAATATTTTAAAGTAGATACCCTTGCCAGGAAACACCACCATCACCAGTTGAGTTTTAGCATGACTTACGCTTTTACCGAAAACTTTATGCTGCCTTTTTCGCATGATGAAGTCGTACACGGTAAATCGCCCATGCTGTATAAAATGCCTGGAGATGACTGGCAGAAATTTGCCAACCTGAGGGCGCTTTACGGTTATATGTTTACCCATCCGGGATCAAAACTGCTGTTTATGGGGAATGAGTTCGGTCAAACTAATGAGTGGAACTTTACCCAATCGCTCGATTGGCATTTGTTGCAATACCCGCCTCATAAAGGGATGCAGGAAACGGTTAAAGCCTTAAACTTCCTTTACCGGAAAGAACCTGCGCTTTATCATTTCAATTTTAGTTACGAAGGTTTCCAGTGGCTCGATGCCGATAATGCAAACGAATCGGTATTCACCTACATGCGCAAAGGGCCAAAAGCAAAAGATACTTTGGTAATTGCCATAAATTTAACCCCGGTAGTCCGCGAGAATTATAAAATCGGTGTACCTTTTAAAACCAAGTGGAAAGAAATTTTCAATACCGACGATATTGTATATTACGGCGGAGGCATTAATAACCGTGGTGATATTGTGCCTCACTTAGCAGGTTACAATGGGCAGGAATATTCGATAATGGTTGATCTGCCACCATTAGCTGTAACTATTTTCAAAAGCAAATAA
- a CDS encoding glycine-rich domain-containing protein — protein MNEALWNKVLQFDLDNPGGDYSFSVRLASENRWIKDFTEKAILEYKKFMYLAAVSEVMVSPSAIVDVVWHQHLIFSQSYADFCVLLGKNIQHIPSTHNKAQFDQFKKAAEQTRKLYTDHFGQQPESIWRYDTMLDSLSLEPAKVKIGFFALFGIFAVIVLSIPFYYLLKPIYIHIDNPNFILCFVGVWLAAYVIIHLYTKSRFKEIAHSFDKQSFVYHLKPFEVIYLKGHKMEDVINGAVSELIHSGAIRVDLGRRICISDEKEGLTGEQLQVITTLKNRGSFFYPQLLQSLQTKAIFRNTARSIDQLRWCFNQSLQFAKLFYLNFIVFAALIIFPLIRLATGISRGKPVFQVAVLLALLIVFAVNYLYKLNQQFFSRTMPDLYKETILPAIKEEQDWRWDYFLYGSAVLTASLIPLVNYQRSSTVYAGGDGGSGGGSCGSSCGSSCGSCGGCGGD, from the coding sequence ATGAACGAAGCGCTGTGGAATAAGGTCTTGCAATTTGATCTCGATAATCCAGGGGGCGATTATTCTTTTTCGGTTAGGTTGGCCAGTGAAAACCGCTGGATAAAAGACTTTACCGAAAAAGCCATTTTGGAATACAAAAAGTTTATGTATCTGGCAGCTGTTTCTGAGGTAATGGTTTCGCCTTCTGCCATTGTTGATGTAGTTTGGCACCAACATCTTATTTTCAGCCAATCTTATGCTGATTTTTGTGTTTTATTGGGTAAAAACATCCAGCATATTCCATCAACCCATAACAAAGCACAATTTGATCAATTTAAAAAAGCGGCCGAACAAACCCGAAAACTTTACACCGATCATTTTGGCCAGCAGCCCGAAAGTATTTGGCGTTATGATACAATGTTGGATAGCTTGAGTCTTGAGCCGGCAAAAGTTAAAATTGGTTTCTTTGCGTTGTTTGGTATATTTGCAGTCATAGTACTCTCCATCCCATTTTATTACCTGCTCAAGCCAATTTATATTCATATTGATAATCCCAATTTTATTTTGTGTTTTGTTGGGGTGTGGCTTGCGGCTTATGTAATCATTCATTTATATACAAAAAGCAGGTTTAAAGAAATTGCGCACAGCTTCGACAAACAATCATTTGTATACCATCTTAAGCCATTCGAAGTTATTTATCTCAAAGGCCATAAAATGGAAGATGTCATAAATGGGGCCGTAAGTGAACTGATCCATTCTGGCGCGATAAGAGTTGATTTAGGTCGGCGGATTTGTATTTCAGATGAAAAGGAGGGGCTTACCGGAGAACAGCTCCAGGTAATTACTACTTTAAAAAATAGGGGCAGTTTTTTTTATCCTCAATTGCTGCAATCGCTGCAAACGAAGGCGATTTTTAGAAACACGGCCAGAAGTATAGATCAGTTGAGATGGTGTTTTAATCAATCTTTACAGTTTGCGAAACTGTTTTACCTGAATTTTATCGTTTTCGCGGCGCTGATAATTTTCCCTTTAATCCGATTGGCGACTGGTATTTCGAGGGGTAAACCTGTTTTTCAGGTGGCAGTTTTATTGGCGCTTTTAATTGTTTTTGCTGTTAATTATCTATATAAACTCAATCAGCAGTTTTTTAGCCGCACAATGCCCGATCTGTATAAAGAAACCATTTTGCCCGCAATAAAAGAAGAACAAGATTGGCGTTGGGATTATTTTTTGTATGGTTCGGCGGTATTAACTGCAAGCCTGATCCCTCTGGTAAATTACCAAAGAAGTAGCACTGTTTATGCAGGAGGCGATGGCGGGAGTGGAGGCGGTTCATGTGGCTCGTCCTGCGGAAGCTCTTGCGGAAGTTGTGGAGGCTGCGGTGGTGATTAA
- a CDS encoding immunoglobulin domain-containing protein, with amino-acid sequence MCTNQSRVYASFQDSQSAPAGLGSVSISNNTKSVDTDPATASTLSVNNVLGASSITQYLEFSTDGTHNGKRLLPATTPVIVKVSIPSSFLAVAATIEVGTFIGLNTATKVATRTSLYSASTVGLLNGAGAIEIPLTPTQAYNGVYVKFSAPVISVGASAEIYGAYILEDNPLDIECDKGIDVLTGVNGAGLLNATASISNPYAAIDADPTYATFATINTGLQAANEAYLTAIFARQGQPLDSIKVVYDGGGGLSLFSGFTIQPYLGDALAGGAFNNGNVTIKSIPNTTKFEVSFPVSTVFDRVKISWGGLLAIGTELHIYNVTNVIPKPIPLIDGQQLYSANVCSGRATILSISNLQDCTTYKWYADKTTTTPLFTGNTYSLGILPVGDYVYYVESRRNNCISSISERVKVTIKVNPLPTVSATNAVSCSGSAVNLAVDNPLSGITYNWYDAVTAGNLKHSGNTYTTPVLTANTTYYVEAVNQVTGCVSANRAVLAIQVKPIAVIGVTTGTNKICIGSVTMLSNLNAGGSWSSANPLVATVNANTGEVTGVGAGSTIIRYTIPDGPAICSNFTDFNLTVASPPNLTLGPVPEICSGFTSSSLSYTNPVNSPETYSISWSTAGFTSINNQALPLGNIPFTVPFDAATRIHSGILTIKNADGCSTQLNFTIKINPKPPAPHVLVPITSQY; translated from the coding sequence TTGTGTACGAATCAAAGCCGCGTATATGCTAGTTTTCAGGATTCACAAAGTGCTCCGGCGGGGCTAGGCTCGGTATCTATCAGCAATAATACGAAGTCAGTTGATACGGATCCTGCAACAGCATCTACTTTATCTGTAAATAATGTGCTTGGCGCTTCTTCCATTACACAATACCTGGAGTTTAGTACTGATGGTACCCACAACGGCAAGAGATTGCTTCCGGCAACTACACCAGTGATTGTAAAAGTATCTATCCCGTCTTCTTTTTTGGCAGTGGCAGCAACTATTGAGGTAGGTACCTTTATTGGTTTAAATACCGCAACAAAAGTAGCCACCAGAACCTCACTTTACTCGGCCTCTACAGTAGGGCTATTAAATGGAGCAGGTGCTATCGAAATCCCGTTAACCCCCACTCAGGCGTATAATGGTGTTTATGTTAAATTTTCGGCGCCCGTTATTTCAGTCGGGGCATCAGCCGAAATATACGGGGCTTATATTTTAGAAGACAATCCATTGGATATCGAATGCGATAAGGGTATCGATGTATTAACCGGAGTTAACGGCGCAGGTCTGTTAAATGCTACTGCTTCAATTAGCAATCCTTACGCAGCGATAGACGCAGATCCTACCTACGCCACTTTTGCTACCATTAATACCGGGTTGCAGGCCGCCAATGAGGCTTATCTCACTGCCATATTTGCCAGGCAGGGGCAACCGCTCGATTCGATCAAAGTAGTTTATGATGGCGGTGGAGGGTTAAGTCTGTTTAGTGGCTTTACCATTCAGCCCTATTTAGGCGATGCCCTTGCTGGCGGTGCTTTTAACAATGGAAATGTAACCATTAAATCAATTCCAAACACGACAAAATTCGAAGTTTCCTTTCCGGTTTCAACTGTTTTCGATCGGGTAAAAATTTCCTGGGGCGGTTTACTGGCCATTGGGACCGAACTTCATATTTATAATGTAACCAACGTAATACCCAAACCTATACCCTTAATTGATGGACAACAGCTTTATAGTGCTAACGTATGTTCTGGTCGCGCCACAATCTTATCTATCAGTAATCTGCAAGATTGTACAACTTATAAGTGGTATGCAGATAAAACCACTACCACTCCTTTGTTTACAGGTAATACTTATAGCTTAGGTATATTGCCCGTTGGTGATTATGTGTATTACGTAGAATCGAGGCGTAACAACTGTATTTCATCCATTTCTGAAAGGGTAAAAGTAACCATCAAGGTTAATCCACTGCCAACGGTTTCTGCTACCAACGCAGTTTCTTGTAGTGGTTCTGCGGTAAACCTTGCTGTAGATAACCCGCTTTCTGGTATCACATATAATTGGTATGATGCTGTTACAGCTGGTAATTTAAAACATTCGGGTAATACTTATACCACGCCTGTACTTACCGCAAATACGACTTATTATGTTGAAGCAGTAAATCAGGTTACGGGCTGTGTGAGCGCTAACCGGGCAGTGCTTGCTATTCAGGTTAAGCCAATTGCTGTGATAGGTGTTACAACAGGTACGAATAAAATCTGTATCGGTTCGGTTACTATGCTAAGTAATTTAAATGCTGGAGGCAGCTGGTCGAGTGCTAATCCGCTCGTTGCCACTGTAAACGCTAATACTGGTGAGGTAACAGGCGTTGGGGCCGGCTCAACAATAATCAGGTATACCATTCCAGACGGACCAGCTATCTGTTCAAATTTTACCGATTTTAATTTAACCGTAGCATCTCCTCCTAATTTAACATTAGGGCCAGTGCCAGAAATTTGCTCGGGCTTCACCAGCTCGTCATTAAGTTATACCAATCCGGTAAACAGTCCGGAAACTTATAGTATTAGTTGGAGCACAGCAGGATTTACATCAATAAACAACCAGGCTTTACCCTTAGGCAATATTCCTTTTACGGTGCCTTTTGATGCCGCAACACGTATACATTCAGGCATCCTCACCATCAAAAATGCCGATGGCTGCAGTACTCAGCTCAATTTTACCATTAAAATAAACCCCAAACCACCAGCGCCGCATGTGTTGGTGCCCATAACATCACAATATTAA